GCCAGCAATGATTTCAGGCAATAAACTGGAACCATCAATGGGTAGCACCCCCTGTAATAAGGCACCCTTTAGCCTTGCAATTATTTCACTTATGCAATCACACCCTAAATACCCAAGCATATTAGTAACTAAAAGAAATCATAATCTTTTAAATTCAAATTTCTACAATAACACTTATATCAATTATTAATAATAAAGTCACCCTAAAAGTTTCAAATACCAATAGATGTTATTGAAATCAGGAAAAAAGACCATGAACACCTTTAAAATCTTTTAAATATTTTATAAATTTAGTAAAATCTAAAAATCTATTAAAAATCTTTTTAATAATGGCTTAATAATGTTTTTGTGTGAAATATTGAAAATTCCCGAATAATCTGCAAGTTGACATCAATATTAGTCGAAAAAATTTTTAGGGATAAGTTTTTTAAAAATCAATAAAAATGACTATAATTGATGATAATTGAATTTACCATTTCAAATCACGGACTGAAAGGACCACTTAATTTACCTCTTACTATCAACAGTGGCCAGACCAGCCAGCCCCCATGGAAAAAAACTAATTCACACTTTCAGGAACTTATTCTAGTTGATGGTATACCCTGTCTAGTTAAAATTAACTCTGATGACATTCCAAGAGAAGGTCAAATTAGAATAATTGCGGAACACCCTGAAAATCTGTCAATTAAAAGTATTGAAAGTTCTGTTCGGGAAATATTTGACCTGGACTATGATCTGAACCATTTATACCGCTTTTTGCAGGAAGATCCGAAACTGGCACCTACCATTGACTTTTGCAGGGGTCTTAGACTATTCAAAGCCCATAATCCTTTTGAATGCATAATATCCTCTATATCCTCATCAAACTGCTCTATTAAGCGTTGGACGCGTTCCATCGACGATGTTAAAAGGAAATGGGGGGACGGGTATCGTTTTAGTTCGGGTGATTTTTACACCTTCCCCACTCCAGAAGTTCTGAGTAAAGTACCAGAACACGACTTAGAAGAAATGCAACGAGCAGAAGACAATCTACCAGATGATTTCATTTTTGACAGAAATCTTCGCTCCTGTGGTGTTGGTTACCGGGCTAAATACATTATCAAGGCATCTGAAATGGTTCAATCTGACATTGATCTCCAGAAACTGGCCAAGATGAAGTATGAAAAAGCCTTTGACACCATCCTTGAATTACCTGGAGTGGGTCCTAAAGTGGCGGACTGTATCCTGCTCTATGGTTTTGGAATGGGAGAAGCCTTTCCAGTGGATGTGTGGATTAAAAGAATCATAGAGCATTTATACTTTTCTAAAGAAGAACTGAAACCAGAGATTGTACGGGAATTCGGTAGGGAAAGTTTCGGTGACTTTGCAGGGTATGTGCAGCTTTATCTATTCCATTACGCCCGGAAATCCGGACTTTTAGAATCACTGGCTAAAAAATGAAAAAGTGGGGAATGATTTTATTGGTGAATGAATCCCATTTAAGGAATTAGTAACAATCCTATTCTTCTGCATTTTTCAGATCATGGATACTAATGATCAAAAATATTGCAAAAGCTATGATACCCACGTAGTTATACATTGAATTCTGATTGAGAATGAAAGTCTGGAAAATAAGAATAATTAGTATAATAGAAATCATGATAACTGCTATCTGGCTT
This sequence is a window from Methanobacteriaceae archaeon. Protein-coding genes within it:
- a CDS encoding DNA lyase, yielding MIIEFTISNHGLKGPLNLPLTINSGQTSQPPWKKTNSHFQELILVDGIPCLVKINSDDIPREGQIRIIAEHPENLSIKSIESSVREIFDLDYDLNHLYRFLQEDPKLAPTIDFCRGLRLFKAHNPFECIISSISSSNCSIKRWTRSIDDVKRKWGDGYRFSSGDFYTFPTPEVLSKVPEHDLEEMQRAEDNLPDDFIFDRNLRSCGVGYRAKYIIKASEMVQSDIDLQKLAKMKYEKAFDTILELPGVGPKVADCILLYGFGMGEAFPVDVWIKRIIEHLYFSKEELKPEIVREFGRESFGDFAGYVQLYLFHYARKSGLLESLAKK